A section of the Prochlorococcus sp. MIT 1341 genome encodes:
- the mrdA gene encoding penicillin-binding protein 2, with amino-acid sequence MAQRPFVIKSSRRLAGTGFQPAVFVSCIFIFFAVIVGRLFWLQVLEGSRYRDLSKQNRIRLVARSPIRGRLLDRRGRILATNKLIYNLYLQPRLIEKKDWPALRDRLSSLLDLPKNKLDKRFNNFTPSSSYRMTLAVNLKPKQVLSFRENESNFKGAQVDVDVLRYYPNKFLAAHALGYTQLITQDEYKFLSSKGYRIRDRIGRKGLEAAFESHLRGEWGGQMLEVDAMGVVQRNLGEKEAVAGKDLVLTLDLDLQRAAEQALSAKSAGAIVVLDPRDGAVRAMVSRPSFDPNFFSKFFTTQKEYDRLFFSSTKPLFSRALNAYDPGSTWKVVTAMAGMESKKFPPDVLLETTSCITYGSHCFPDHNGIGFGNIGYEDALSFSSNTFFYQVGVGVGSKEHYQAARKLGFNVLTGIELSYEESPGLVGHEDWAKDGRGWANPGMTPWMPEDMASAAIGQAVVQVTPLQLARAYAVFANGGYLITPHLVDGGKDWMSDKYRSKVDIRPSTLNTIRRGLRKVVQSGTGAAMYMADFPIVAGKTGTAEDSSGGHDHAWFVCFAPYQSPEIVVVAFAQNTPGGGSVHALPIARKVLKVWERIRKENVGSASLAES; translated from the coding sequence ATGGCTCAACGTCCCTTCGTGATTAAGAGTAGTCGCCGCTTGGCTGGGACTGGCTTTCAACCTGCAGTATTTGTTTCTTGCATATTTATTTTTTTTGCGGTCATAGTTGGGCGTCTTTTTTGGTTGCAGGTTTTAGAAGGCTCGAGGTATAGAGATCTTTCTAAGCAAAATCGTATTCGATTAGTAGCTCGTTCTCCTATACGTGGACGCCTTTTGGATCGAAGGGGTAGGATTTTGGCGACTAATAAATTAATTTACAATCTTTATCTTCAGCCAAGATTAATTGAAAAGAAGGATTGGCCTGCACTTCGAGATCGGTTGTCTAGTCTTTTAGATCTGCCTAAAAATAAACTGGATAAGCGATTTAATAATTTTACTCCTAGTAGTTCTTATAGGATGACTTTAGCAGTGAATTTAAAGCCTAAACAGGTTCTTAGTTTTCGAGAGAATGAAAGTAATTTTAAAGGAGCACAGGTTGATGTTGATGTCCTTCGTTATTACCCCAATAAGTTTTTAGCTGCACATGCTTTAGGTTATACACAATTAATTACTCAAGATGAATATAAGTTCTTATCATCAAAGGGATACAGAATTCGAGATCGTATTGGAAGAAAGGGTTTGGAAGCCGCATTTGAGAGTCATTTACGTGGCGAATGGGGTGGTCAGATGCTTGAAGTAGATGCAATGGGAGTGGTACAAAGAAATTTAGGAGAAAAAGAAGCAGTAGCTGGAAAAGATTTAGTTCTTACACTTGATTTGGATTTACAAAGGGCTGCGGAACAAGCACTTTCTGCTAAATCTGCAGGGGCAATTGTTGTTCTTGATCCTAGAGATGGAGCTGTTAGAGCCATGGTTAGTAGGCCGTCTTTTGATCCAAATTTTTTTTCCAAGTTTTTTACCACTCAAAAGGAGTATGACCGATTATTTTTTTCCTCTACAAAACCTTTATTTAGCAGAGCTTTAAATGCATATGACCCTGGTAGTACATGGAAGGTTGTTACTGCAATGGCAGGAATGGAAAGTAAGAAATTTCCTCCAGATGTTCTTCTGGAAACTACTAGTTGTATAACTTACGGAAGCCATTGTTTTCCTGATCACAATGGCATTGGTTTTGGCAATATTGGATATGAAGATGCTTTAAGTTTTTCAAGCAATACTTTTTTCTATCAAGTTGGAGTTGGAGTCGGTTCTAAAGAGCATTATCAAGCGGCGAGAAAACTTGGTTTTAATGTTTTGACAGGTATTGAATTGAGTTATGAAGAAAGTCCCGGTTTAGTGGGGCATGAGGACTGGGCCAAAGACGGTAGAGGATGGGCTAATCCAGGGATGACACCATGGATGCCTGAAGACATGGCAAGCGCAGCTATAGGTCAAGCAGTGGTTCAGGTAACGCCCCTTCAATTAGCAAGAGCTTATGCAGTTTTTGCAAACGGCGGTTATTTGATTACTCCACATCTAGTAGATGGAGGAAAAGATTGGATGTCTGATAAATACCGCAGCAAAGTAGATATTAGACCATCTACTTTGAACACAATTAGACGAGGACTTAGAAAAGTTGTTCAGTCAGGTACTGGTGCAGCAATGTATATGGCTGATTTTCCAATTGTCGCTGGCAAGACTGGCACTGCTGAGGATAGTTCTGGAGGGCATGATCATGCATGGTTTGTGTGTTTTGCTCCTTACCAATCACCAGAGATTGTAGTTGTTGCTTTTGCACAAAATACTCCTGGCGGAGGTTCGGTACATGCATTGCCTATTGCAAGAAAAGTCCTGAAGGTTTGGGAGAGAATTCGTAAGGAAAATGTAGGGTCAGCATCTTTAGCAGAAAGCTAA
- the cbiD gene encoding cobalt-precorrin-5B (C(1))-methyltransferase CbiD: MDKGLVLPVWAAAAAKSALETLRGRPFSSSQSLNLLDGKGPRDVPVRFSGRFNEGQQAFAIADCQSGASLDLTRGLEIWVFVQWIDADTAGLSSEKFEDYGDDWLQIIPGIGVGTYQDNGDICLSSFAKELLTVNLRSLVPDGSSLRVEIVLPRGKDLAIKTSNASFGVVDGLALIGTQAEVQDSASPDQLQKTLQKLREQTSQNDFEGRFVFVIGENGLLLAQEIGIPFNLILKVGNWLGPALVAAAEVGVKELLLFGYHGKLVKLAGGVFHTHHHLADARLEILTSLAVKEELSVSVIRLIADAESMEAAFRVLSKQQPDLASKLWNRLAVEVEMKSLIYIARYGSWSIKVGSALFDRERCLRWVGPNGMELLSSLGVDWEDVS, translated from the coding sequence ATTGACAAAGGATTAGTCCTTCCTGTTTGGGCAGCAGCAGCTGCCAAATCCGCATTAGAAACATTGCGAGGAAGGCCTTTCTCTTCATCTCAGAGTCTTAATTTATTAGACGGGAAAGGACCCCGAGATGTGCCAGTTAGATTTTCGGGCAGGTTTAATGAAGGTCAGCAAGCTTTTGCAATTGCTGATTGTCAGTCAGGTGCTTCATTAGATTTAACGCGAGGTCTTGAAATCTGGGTATTTGTGCAATGGATAGATGCAGATACAGCAGGACTTTCTAGTGAAAAATTTGAAGATTATGGGGATGATTGGCTTCAAATTATCCCTGGAATAGGAGTTGGGACTTATCAGGATAATGGTGATATTTGCCTTTCATCTTTTGCAAAGGAGTTGTTGACAGTAAATTTACGTTCATTAGTACCTGATGGATCTTCACTAAGGGTTGAAATTGTTTTGCCAAGAGGCAAAGATTTGGCGATTAAAACTAGTAATGCTTCTTTTGGTGTTGTAGATGGCTTAGCTTTGATAGGTACTCAGGCCGAAGTTCAAGATAGTGCTTCTCCTGACCAGCTTCAAAAGACTCTACAAAAACTTCGAGAACAGACTTCTCAAAATGATTTTGAGGGTCGATTTGTTTTTGTTATCGGAGAGAATGGATTGCTATTGGCTCAAGAGATTGGGATACCATTCAATTTGATCCTTAAGGTAGGTAATTGGTTGGGACCCGCCTTAGTTGCTGCTGCTGAAGTTGGTGTTAAAGAACTTTTGTTATTTGGTTACCATGGCAAATTAGTTAAGTTAGCTGGGGGTGTATTTCATACACATCATCATTTAGCAGATGCTCGTCTTGAAATCCTGACCTCTTTAGCAGTCAAGGAAGAATTATCTGTTTCGGTGATCAGATTAATTGCTGATGCTGAATCAATGGAAGCTGCCTTTCGTGTGCTTAGTAAGCAACAACCAGATTTAGCAAGCAAATTATGGAATAGATTGGCTGTTGAGGTTGAGATGAAAAGTTTGATTTATATTGCGAGATATGGATCATGGTCCATCAAAGTGGGCTCTGCTTTGTTTGATCGAGAGAGGTGTTTGCGATGGGTAGGTCCAAATGGGATGGAACTTCTTAGTTCTTTGGGTGTTGATTGGGAGGACGTCTCATGA
- a CDS encoding alanine--glyoxylate aminotransferase family protein produces the protein MQDKLTLMIPGPTPVPETVLKEIGRHPIGHRSSEFQNLVQRTTEQLKWLHQTTNEVLVLTGSGTAAMEAGIINTLSKGDKVLCGENGKFGERWVKVAKAYGLDVKVIKEEWGKPLDPTKFKNELENDKKKEIRAVIITHSETSTGVINDLKTISEYVHRYGNALIIVDCVTSLGACNVPMDEWELDVVASGSQKGYMIPPGLSFVAMSKRAWKAYERSDLPKFYLDLGPYKSTSLKNSNPFTPAVNLYFGLEKSLNMMQEEGLANIFNRHSRHRSAIQAAMHAIKLPLFAAEEHGSPSITAIEPQFINAEELRKTVLNRYDILLAGGQDHLKGKVFRIGHLGFVNDRDILTVIAAIEGTLDALRLHKTNPGAGMAAAARILA, from the coding sequence ATGCAGGACAAACTAACCCTGATGATCCCTGGTCCTACACCAGTCCCAGAAACTGTACTCAAAGAGATAGGACGCCATCCTATTGGCCATAGGAGTAGTGAGTTTCAAAACCTTGTACAACGAACTACTGAACAACTGAAATGGTTGCATCAGACCACTAATGAAGTTCTAGTCCTGACTGGGAGTGGAACTGCTGCAATGGAAGCAGGAATCATCAATACTTTAAGTAAAGGAGACAAAGTGTTATGTGGTGAAAATGGAAAATTTGGAGAGCGATGGGTCAAAGTCGCCAAGGCATATGGACTCGATGTAAAAGTCATCAAAGAAGAATGGGGTAAACCGCTAGATCCAACTAAATTCAAAAACGAACTAGAAAATGACAAAAAGAAAGAAATACGTGCAGTAATAATTACACACTCCGAAACATCAACAGGCGTCATAAATGACCTAAAAACAATTAGTGAATATGTACATAGATATGGCAATGCTCTAATAATTGTAGATTGTGTTACAAGTCTTGGAGCTTGCAATGTCCCTATGGATGAATGGGAACTTGATGTCGTTGCATCTGGCTCTCAAAAGGGATATATGATCCCACCTGGTTTAAGTTTTGTAGCTATGAGTAAAAGAGCTTGGAAAGCTTATGAACGATCAGATTTGCCAAAATTTTACCTTGACCTAGGTCCCTATAAATCTACTTCCTTAAAAAATAGCAATCCTTTTACTCCTGCAGTAAACCTATACTTTGGCCTAGAAAAATCACTCAACATGATGCAAGAAGAGGGCCTTGCAAATATCTTCAATAGACACTCTCGACATAGAAGTGCGATTCAAGCTGCAATGCACGCAATTAAATTGCCTTTGTTTGCAGCTGAAGAACATGGGAGTCCTTCTATAACAGCTATAGAACCACAATTTATTAATGCAGAAGAACTTAGAAAAACAGTTCTAAACCGTTATGACATCCTTTTAGCAGGAGGACAAGATCATCTCAAAGGAAAAGTTTTTAGGATTGGTCATTTAGGGTTTGTAAATGATAGAGATATTTTGACAGTGATCGCTGCTATTGAAGGCACTTTAGATGCTTTAAGATTACATAAAACAAATCCAGGTGCAGGAATGGCTGCAGCAGCTAGAATATTAGCCTAA
- the guaA gene encoding glutamine-hydrolyzing GMP synthase, with the protein MPSTQSNGQRQAAIVILDFGSQYSELIARRVRETEVYSLVLSYSTSAETLRKMAPKGIILSGGPSSVYFEGAPKCDQKIWDLDIPVLGVCYGMHLMVHQLGGKVEAAIGRAEYGKAPLEIDDPTELFTNVKNGSTMWMSHGDSVLQLPEGFDCLAHTSNTPMAAIASQRQRLYGVQFHPEVVHSQYGMSMIRNFVYHICGCEPDWTTNTFIEESISQVRQQIGNKRVLLALSGGVDSSTLAFLLNKAIGEKLTCMFIDQGFMRKGEPEFLMEFFKQEFHINVEYINARERFIGKLEGIVDPEEKRKIIGTEFIRVFEEESLRLGPFDYLAQGTLYPDVIESAGTNIDSKTGERVAVKIKSHHNVGGLPKDLQFKLVEPLRRLFKDEVRKVGRSLGLPEEIVRRHPFPGPGLAIRILGEVTHEKLDCLRDADFIVRDEIQKAGLYHDIWQAFAVLLPVRSVGVMGDQRTYAWPIVLRCVSSEDGMTADWSRLPDEILELISNRIVNEVQGVNRVVLDITSKPPGTIEWE; encoded by the coding sequence ATGCCTTCTACTCAGTCAAACGGGCAGCGACAGGCTGCGATAGTTATTCTCGATTTTGGCTCGCAATATTCCGAGTTGATCGCTAGAAGAGTCCGAGAGACGGAGGTCTACTCTCTCGTTCTCAGCTATAGCACTTCAGCGGAGACTCTGCGAAAGATGGCGCCTAAGGGAATCATTCTTAGTGGGGGACCAAGTTCTGTTTATTTTGAAGGTGCTCCTAAGTGTGATCAAAAAATTTGGGACTTAGATATTCCAGTACTTGGAGTCTGTTATGGAATGCATTTGATGGTACATCAGTTGGGGGGAAAAGTAGAAGCTGCGATTGGCAGGGCGGAATATGGAAAGGCTCCTTTAGAGATTGATGATCCAACAGAATTGTTTACCAATGTAAAAAATGGTTCAACGATGTGGATGAGTCATGGGGATTCTGTTTTGCAACTTCCAGAAGGATTTGATTGCTTAGCGCATACATCAAATACTCCTATGGCAGCAATTGCCTCTCAGAGGCAAAGATTATATGGAGTTCAATTTCATCCTGAAGTTGTACATTCACAATATGGAATGTCAATGATAAGGAATTTTGTTTACCATATTTGTGGTTGTGAACCTGATTGGACTACTAATACATTTATTGAGGAATCTATCTCACAGGTTAGACAACAAATTGGAAACAAAAGAGTTCTGCTTGCACTCTCTGGAGGGGTCGACTCCTCAACGCTTGCATTCTTATTAAATAAAGCAATTGGAGAAAAGCTGACCTGCATGTTTATTGATCAGGGCTTTATGCGAAAAGGAGAGCCTGAGTTTTTAATGGAATTCTTTAAACAAGAATTTCATATTAATGTTGAATATATTAATGCTAGAGAGCGTTTTATTGGAAAACTAGAGGGTATAGTTGACCCAGAAGAAAAACGGAAAATTATTGGAACAGAATTTATTAGGGTTTTTGAAGAGGAAAGTCTTCGTCTTGGGCCTTTTGATTATTTAGCTCAAGGCACTCTTTATCCTGATGTCATAGAAAGTGCAGGAACAAATATAGACTCTAAGACGGGAGAGCGTGTGGCAGTGAAAATCAAAAGTCATCATAATGTTGGTGGACTTCCCAAAGATTTACAATTTAAATTGGTCGAACCTTTAAGGCGTTTATTTAAGGATGAAGTGCGTAAGGTCGGAAGGTCACTTGGGTTACCAGAAGAAATAGTTAGAAGGCATCCTTTTCCCGGCCCTGGATTGGCCATTCGTATACTTGGAGAAGTTACTCATGAAAAGCTAGATTGTTTACGAGATGCTGATTTTATAGTTCGTGATGAAATACAAAAAGCAGGTTTATATCATGATATATGGCAGGCTTTTGCAGTTCTTTTACCAGTACGTTCAGTAGGAGTTATGGGAGATCAAAGAACTTATGCATGGCCGATTGTACTTAGATGTGTATCTAGTGAGGATGGAATGACTGCAGATTGGTCTCGATTGCCTGATGAGATTCTTGAATTGATTTCTAATCGCATCGTCAATGAGGTTCAAGGTGTAAATAGAGTTGTCTTAGACATTACTAGTAAACCACCTGGTACAATTGAGTGGGAATAA
- a CDS encoding class I SAM-dependent methyltransferase — protein sequence MESGIQIDQLKCPKCQSGLIYQLKSRSKIQCISCLKVFQQSKNFYDFIHESSLNEKSLKEIRFWEDLITKEKNKSHNNITNMNLRLKGYLENISGSVLEIGFGAGADLKLFSQNINIKKLIGVDLISNGSSIAESFKNRNDVLIIRADTESLPLKERQFDYVYSYGVIHHTKNPLKSLKECRRVMTNKGKLLIYVYSSHEGNILKRIGILVEKFLIDILRPFPQWVQISCCGLITPCAWILFSIPSKLIRSLGFKEIANQFPFHWAGNKPYTILPDIKDRLLSLANHRYTKKSLNSLLSHAELKSEFMFEDHTGIYCVIQKIRPY from the coding sequence ATGGAATCAGGAATTCAAATTGATCAATTAAAATGCCCAAAATGTCAGTCTGGTTTAATCTACCAACTAAAAAGTAGGTCAAAGATACAATGCATTAGTTGCCTTAAAGTTTTTCAACAATCTAAAAACTTCTATGATTTTATACATGAGAGTAGCTTGAATGAAAAATCATTAAAAGAAATCAGATTTTGGGAAGATCTTATTACAAAAGAAAAGAATAAAAGTCATAATAATATAACCAATATGAACCTTAGGCTAAAAGGTTATTTAGAAAATATTTCTGGTTCAGTACTAGAAATTGGATTTGGTGCAGGGGCTGATCTTAAGTTATTTAGTCAGAATATTAACATCAAAAAACTAATAGGAGTCGATTTAATCTCTAACGGAAGTTCAATTGCTGAAAGCTTTAAAAATCGAAATGATGTTTTGATTATTAGAGCAGACACTGAATCTCTCCCTTTAAAAGAGAGGCAATTTGACTATGTTTACTCATACGGTGTAATACATCACACGAAAAATCCTCTTAAATCACTAAAAGAATGTAGAAGAGTAATGACAAATAAAGGAAAATTACTTATATACGTTTATAGCTCCCATGAGGGGAATATATTGAAAAGAATTGGAATTCTTGTGGAAAAGTTTTTGATAGATATCCTTAGGCCATTTCCACAATGGGTTCAAATAAGTTGTTGTGGCTTAATTACTCCATGTGCTTGGATTCTTTTTTCTATACCCTCCAAACTAATTAGATCTTTAGGTTTCAAGGAAATAGCAAACCAATTTCCATTTCATTGGGCTGGTAATAAACCTTATACAATACTCCCAGATATAAAAGATAGATTGCTGTCACTTGCTAATCACAGATACACAAAGAAATCATTAAATTCATTACTCAGTCATGCAGAGCTGAAAAGTGAATTCATGTTTGAGGATCACACTGGAATATATTGTGTTATTCAAAAAATTAGGCCGTATTAA
- a CDS encoding tetratricopeptide repeat protein: MPNILSLHDKRLRAQHYLLFHYRKYLSFYFSFLFKPSCFQYLNSILLISSQLTIFAMSESNLDSYRFYYNSGVERSSKGDHQGALKDYTKALEFNPNSADTYNNRGTVKRIIGDYKGALDDYSRVIYINYNDYSAFYNRATLNDELGDYEAALKDYNQVIRLRPDFVHSYYFRSLIYKRKRNYKAAIQDLNKVLLIDTRYVGAYKNRGIAKELSGDIEGACRDWREVLGVGRSDAMRWVADQC, encoded by the coding sequence ATGCCAAACATATTATCTTTGCATGATAAACGATTGAGAGCGCAACACTATTTGCTCTTTCATTATAGAAAATACCTTTCTTTTTATTTCTCTTTTTTATTTAAGCCTAGTTGTTTTCAGTATTTAAATTCAATTCTTTTAATATCCTCCCAATTAACTATTTTTGCTATGTCGGAGTCTAATTTAGATAGTTATCGATTCTATTATAATAGTGGTGTTGAGAGAAGTAGCAAAGGTGATCATCAGGGAGCCCTTAAAGATTATACAAAGGCTTTAGAGTTTAATCCTAACAGTGCTGATACTTATAATAATCGTGGCACAGTAAAAAGAATTATTGGTGATTATAAAGGTGCTTTAGATGATTACAGTCGGGTCATTTATATTAATTATAATGATTATTCAGCTTTTTATAATCGCGCCACATTGAATGACGAATTGGGAGATTATGAAGCAGCTCTTAAGGATTATAATCAAGTAATTCGCTTACGTCCAGATTTTGTACATTCTTACTACTTTAGATCGTTAATTTATAAACGTAAACGAAATTATAAGGCAGCTATCCAAGATCTGAATAAGGTTTTACTTATAGATACTAGATATGTAGGTGCTTATAAAAATAGGGGAATTGCTAAGGAATTATCAGGAGATATAGAAGGTGCATGTAGAGATTGGAGGGAAGTTCTTGGGGTAGGAAGATCTGATGCAATGAGATGGGTTGCAGATCAATGTTAA
- a CDS encoding acyltransferase family protein, translating to MSINIKESKLSGQSHYRPEIDGLRAFAVVTVIINHFNKEILPNGYLGVDIFFVISGFVITSSLYQRRSKDFKDFISGFYQRRIKRLVPALSVFVLITSIAICLFNPTPGISLITGLTSLFGLSNLYLLKNATDYFAQSTEFNVFAHTWSLGVEEQFYMLFPFLIWFSGFGRQTKNGARNLFLTVVTLTIISFIGFLYLYPTSQSAAYFLMPTRFWEMAVGCLIFIGLQRRAFIEKFVEKVPPLLVLFLIVGVMYLPISFATEATITVVALSSVLIASLKEQTGAYKFFTSPKVVYIGLISYSLYLWHWGVLSISRWTIGIHWWSVPIQVALMLGMAIASYRWIETPLRKGNWFGKRWKTLVVGGGVIVTLSAGLIALGRPLKGKLFLGEMYKYPIEKTINKHESLISTLSNKNFSIAGNSHSDHIIPLLENLFDEKVFHLKKSFPCETLEINQESLSFDKIQCSFYKDIDLLLETLVKGDFLIISSRHRGIFQNGWYTNRLTYMPNKLNKENWDNYQMQFWDQVEQIAKLAKEKSINVIFIMPLPEFKTYTDANFCTKQWFNNLGYSSDQCIPNTNKQTLIDRLSSYSYKRVLIISEKYKNFVAVDFLAEFCMDEICNPIHKESKNYLYLDPNHLDPTRYLELYNSILRQLHLKFKDSNLLNG from the coding sequence ATGTCAATCAATATCAAGGAAAGTAAATTATCTGGACAAAGTCACTACCGTCCAGAGATTGATGGTTTGAGAGCATTTGCAGTAGTCACTGTCATTATCAATCACTTCAACAAAGAAATACTACCAAATGGATACCTTGGGGTTGATATCTTTTTTGTTATATCAGGATTTGTTATAACATCATCTCTTTATCAAAGACGAAGTAAAGACTTCAAGGATTTTATCAGTGGATTTTATCAAAGAAGGATCAAACGCTTAGTGCCAGCACTATCAGTTTTTGTCCTGATCACAAGTATTGCGATCTGTTTATTCAATCCAACACCTGGAATATCTTTGATAACAGGTCTGACATCATTATTTGGATTATCTAATCTATATCTCCTCAAAAATGCAACAGATTACTTTGCCCAGTCAACAGAATTTAATGTATTCGCACACACTTGGTCTCTTGGTGTTGAAGAGCAGTTCTACATGTTGTTTCCTTTTCTGATTTGGTTTTCTGGTTTTGGAAGACAAACTAAAAATGGTGCTCGCAATTTATTTCTGACAGTTGTAACACTAACGATTATATCTTTTATTGGATTTCTTTATTTATATCCAACAAGCCAATCAGCAGCATATTTCCTAATGCCGACAAGGTTCTGGGAAATGGCAGTCGGGTGTCTGATTTTTATTGGCTTGCAGAGGCGAGCATTTATTGAAAAGTTTGTTGAGAAGGTGCCACCGCTTTTAGTGCTGTTTTTGATTGTGGGAGTGATGTATCTACCGATTTCATTTGCAACAGAAGCAACAATTACAGTGGTTGCTTTGTCATCAGTCCTCATCGCCTCTTTGAAGGAGCAAACGGGAGCATACAAATTTTTCACAAGTCCTAAAGTTGTTTATATAGGTCTCATTTCTTATTCACTTTACCTATGGCACTGGGGTGTTCTTTCAATCAGTCGTTGGACTATTGGAATTCATTGGTGGTCAGTGCCAATTCAGGTCGCTCTAATGCTTGGTATGGCAATTGCCTCCTATCGATGGATCGAAACACCACTTCGTAAGGGCAACTGGTTTGGGAAACGATGGAAGACTCTTGTAGTTGGAGGAGGAGTGATAGTCACACTTTCAGCTGGTCTTATTGCACTTGGGAGACCACTCAAGGGAAAATTATTCTTAGGAGAAATGTATAAATACCCAATTGAGAAAACCATCAACAAGCATGAGTCTCTTATAAGTACACTATCAAATAAAAATTTCTCTATTGCTGGAAACAGTCACTCCGACCATATAATTCCTCTATTAGAAAATTTATTTGATGAGAAAGTTTTTCACCTCAAAAAAAGTTTTCCTTGCGAAACCTTAGAGATCAACCAAGAATCTTTGAGTTTTGATAAAATTCAATGCTCGTTTTATAAAGATATAGATCTTCTTCTAGAGACTTTAGTCAAAGGGGACTTTCTGATTATTTCATCTAGGCATAGAGGTATTTTTCAGAATGGTTGGTATACCAATCGTCTAACTTACATGCCTAATAAGCTAAACAAAGAGAACTGGGATAACTACCAAATGCAATTCTGGGATCAAGTTGAACAAATAGCAAAATTAGCAAAAGAAAAATCAATCAATGTTATTTTTATAATGCCTTTGCCTGAATTCAAAACTTATACAGATGCTAACTTTTGTACTAAACAGTGGTTCAATAATCTAGGTTATAGTAGTGATCAATGTATTCCTAATACAAATAAGCAGACTTTAATTGACAGGCTTAGTTCATATTCTTACAAAAGAGTACTTATTATTTCTGAGAAATATAAGAACTTTGTTGCAGTAGATTTCCTTGCCGAATTCTGCATGGATGAGATTTGTAATCCTATTCATAAAGAATCCAAAAATTATCTTTACTTAGATCCCAATCACCTAGACCCAACAAGATACTTGGAATTGTACAATTCAATTCTGAGGCAGTTGCATTTGAAATTTAAAGACTCTAATTTGTTGAATGGCTGA
- a CDS encoding glycosyltransferase family 1 protein codes for MKIAFFTETFLPKVDGIVTRLTKTIQNLIELNDEVLLFCPEGGPEHYMGAKVIGVPAMPLPLYPELKLALPRPAVSEALDEFQPDLVHVVNPAVLGLGGIWLAKTNGIPLVASYHTHLPKYLEHYGMGMLEPLLWEMLKAAHNQAQLNLCTSTAMVKELHEKGIQHTALWQRGVDTETFRPELRKESMRKKLLGKYDDQGSLLIYVGRLSAEKQIERIKPVLEALPESRLALVGDGPYRQQLEKIFENTATTFVGYLSGEELASAYACGDAFLFPSSTETLGLVLLEAMAAGCPVVGANKGGIPDIITDGVNGCLYDPDGMDGGSKSLINATQRLLSNDLDRQTMRNAARQEAERWGWKGATKQLQSYYKQIIETPSITIAA; via the coding sequence GTGAAGATTGCTTTTTTCACCGAAACTTTCCTCCCCAAGGTGGATGGAATTGTTACTCGTCTAACCAAAACAATTCAAAACCTTATTGAATTAAACGATGAGGTCCTTTTGTTCTGTCCCGAAGGTGGACCTGAGCATTACATGGGAGCGAAGGTTATTGGTGTACCGGCAATGCCCTTACCGCTATATCCAGAACTCAAACTTGCCTTACCTAGGCCTGCTGTGTCAGAAGCATTAGACGAATTCCAACCGGATTTGGTGCACGTTGTCAATCCTGCTGTTCTAGGCCTTGGAGGCATCTGGCTTGCAAAAACCAATGGAATTCCACTGGTAGCCAGTTACCACACTCATCTACCTAAATACCTTGAGCATTACGGAATGGGGATGCTTGAACCTTTGCTTTGGGAAATGCTAAAAGCAGCACACAACCAAGCACAACTAAATCTGTGCACATCCACTGCAATGGTTAAAGAATTGCATGAAAAAGGAATACAACACACAGCTCTATGGCAACGAGGGGTTGACACAGAAACATTTAGACCTGAGTTACGCAAAGAATCTATGCGTAAAAAACTGTTGGGAAAATATGATGATCAAGGTTCTCTACTCATATACGTAGGACGACTTTCTGCAGAAAAACAAATTGAAAGAATCAAACCTGTTTTGGAAGCACTTCCTGAATCGAGACTTGCTCTAGTAGGGGATGGGCCATACCGACAACAACTAGAAAAAATCTTTGAAAATACTGCTACAACTTTCGTTGGATATTTAAGCGGCGAAGAACTTGCCAGTGCTTATGCATGCGGTGATGCATTCCTCTTCCCGTCTAGTACAGAAACCCTAGGATTAGTACTCTTAGAAGCCATGGCAGCAGGCTGCCCAGTCGTAGGAGCAAATAAAGGTGGCATACCAGACATCATTACGGATGGTGTAAACGGATGTCTTTACGATCCAGATGGAATGGATGGTGGCTCAAAAAGTTTGATTAATGCCACCCAGAGACTTCTTTCAAACGATCTTGATCGACAAACAATGCGTAATGCCGCTCGTCAAGAAGCAGAGCGATGGGGTTGGAAAGGGGCGACAAAACAACTACAAAGTTATTACAAACAAATTATTGAGACACCTTCTATAACTATTGCTGCTTAG